The genomic stretch agtGTTGTTTGTGCTGCCTTTGTGTGCAAAGGTAGGCTCCAAAGATGCCTCCTAGACCTGTTAATCTGTGACTCTTAAGTCACTGCATCACCTTTGTTAGTTGAGAGCTCACAGTGAGTTAGTGCCATGAACAGGGGGATAAAAGCCCTTCATAAGTAGGAACAGATTAGTTTACTTATGGTGACTATTTCTATGTCATTAAATTACACAGGCTGTGTAGTTTCTGTATGAGAGATTTAAGATGAAGATTACAGGTCTAGAATGTATTTCAGCATGTAAACAGATATGTGTGTCTCTTGTTATAGGGAGCATTTTAATCAGAACGGGTTTGGAAAAGAGAAGTCCTCAGTTTTCCACGTAACATaaacatacttaaaaaaagGTTAGACTTGTGGTATTTTCACCTGATAAACCTCAAGAGAAAATAGACACAACTGCATTACAGCTGAGCTTGTACCAGCAGCATTTGGTGAACCCCAGTGGCAAAGCtgactcagaaaagaaaatattttgcctgaGAATATCCTCTTTTAGATAGAAActgttttacaaaaataaatatgaatgtTAGAGTTGAATTTAACTTATTTTATTCTATGATAAAGGCTTTCAGGAAGTCTGAAAAGGGAGTCAGAGCTTCTTAAGGGGAAGTGCCCTTCATTCTCATCTTCTTAGCCGGAGATGATGCATCTGAAGGCTGCTTTACACAACGGTTGCAAAAAAGGAGCCTCCCAAGATAAGGAAGGTTGTGTGCAATATTCATATTCTTTAGACAGTTCAAGATCCCTGGAATAATAAAAGCATGGAGATAATTTAGTGGCTACCATTCCTGTCactttcaaatgtttttatgATTTCCCAGTGGCTATAGAATAACATAAATATAGACTGAAATAGTATTTTCAGCACCTGGGGACATTGTAGGGCTTCAGCTACACTTAAGAAAACATTGTCATGGCACTGAATGAAGGCTGTTTTAGTTTTTCAGACTGTCAGCTAGTCAGATGTACATATAACTATTATCagtagaaaaaaacagcaaaagaaaacagtcagTTGCTCACCCCACAACATTTGCAGTCCCCACAGATTGTTCCAAACAGGCCGTTCACCACTTGGATGCCACAGAGCACTGCCTGGATGCCACTCATGATGAGCAGCAAGGAGAAGAGGGTCAGGTTCCAAGGGACAATGTTTTCAGGTGACTGACAAATATTCCACAGTGTATGGTTAGAAAGGTAATTCCTGTGAGGGGGAAAAACAGTTATGAAGAAGATGACGtgagctcacagagagagggagtCTGTCACAAGCTGTCGCTGTTGTGATACAGCTGAGTCTCTATTAGCTTAAATTAGTGCGAGAAATAATTTCCATTATTGCACTGGTGCCACATATCTAAAACATAATTTTGGTTTAGGTTCTAGGTCAATTGAAGCAATTGACTGTGGAAGACTGCATTAAAGATTCTGAGGCAGTGAGGAGTTTACTGCTCGTTGGTCTGTTGCTCTCGCGCCTGCTGTCCTTGCTAATACATTGTACCCTGCTTTCAGTTGGACCTTTGCTGGTTTCAGCCATCAGCAACTGGATTGCTAGGGGTTGCTCATGTTCTTTACACCAGCTCTCTGAAAGTGATAAATACGCATGACATCAAATATGTTTGAGCTGCAGAGTGTGAGGAACAGACAACTTCCAAATTCcataaccaaaataaaataatacatagATAGTAATTATTTGCATGCCATCAAATTTAAATATAAGATGACACTGCTGTTCATCTAGGTGGGATTTATCCCCATATACTGCTTATCATTCCAGAAGTAACCTAGAAAGCTGTGCATTTCCCTATATGGGCTCCTTTGAAACTCACTAGTTTCAATAGTACTCAGTATTCTTCATGTCCGCTCATGAACCTTACTTAGTATTGCTCTGAGTTGCTGGCTCTTCCAAGAGCTTCTGTCTTGTAGACAAATAGTATAATTACAGATTTGAAAGTTAAATCATaccacaaaattaaaatttgtaacttttttttttctgattgtgTTTTCTTACCCATCTTTGAAAGGATAGGTCCACTCTGTTCCAGTGTTGCATTTAGGTCCTCTGTTTAGGGCTACTGCTGACAAAATAAAGCAGTATCCAGCTCCCACAACTCCAACTGCAGCAAatattacagaagaaaacatctgataaagagaaaaatcatgTTATTTTTTGTTCTCATTCAAATAATGAAATGTACCCTATTAATGTGAATGTGTATTCCCTGAATTCAGCTCTTAATGGTCCTACACTCTGAACAGCTGAAATATATTAATTCACAATTACGTACCAGATGTGTAACACATACCTACACTGgtatttaaaagctttaaaacaatTGGCACCATTTGTCTGAAGGCAAAAGAGGTGGATGCTGCCACAGTAGATGGCACTCCTCCCCTTCAGACAGTGTTTGTCCAACAGTCCTCATCTTGTTCAAGGTCTTGAGTTTCATTGAAGGGGAAGTCTTTCTCAAGACATACAAGCAAGACTGAGGTCTTGGACCACTCAAGgtgttaaagaaaataatctacAGTATGCTTTACAAGTTGGCTTTGGTGTCTTGGTCACATTTGTACCAAGTAATTCTAGTTTTAGTTCCTGAGTCTCCCCTTCAGGTTTCTTACTGGTATACTTTATCTCCTCTCAGGTACTTGTCAGCATTAGTTCTACTAGTGCAATTGGAAtggattggaaaggacatcTTTATCTTTCTGGCTTTCCATTATGGCAGTTTTATATACTGATCTGAAAATAATCTGATATACTGATCAGATGTGTAATATGATGTGTACTGATATGTAAGTAAACATACTGATATGAAATAATGCAAAAACTAATGCCCTGCTGGAATTCTGAAGCACTTGTAGCCATAATAGTTTGTAGGTAGAGGTAGTGCCTTTTATTGGATCAAAGAGATATAGGTAGAGGGAATAAAGATTACTTTTATTCAGCTTTTATTCAGACCTCATCACGAGACTCTTGCCTTGGCTGTTTACATGCATTTTTATGTTGCTATAGCCGA from Lathamus discolor isolate bLatDis1 chromosome 3, bLatDis1.hap1, whole genome shotgun sequence encodes the following:
- the TM4SF4 gene encoding transmembrane 4 L6 family member 4 gives rise to the protein MCTGSCAKCLGTTLIPLAVLCTLANILLFFPGGKVADDKLHITNEVWYFGGILGSGVLMIFPALVFLGLKNNDCCGCCGNEGCGKRFAMFSSVIFAAVGVVGAGYCFILSAVALNRGPKCNTGTEWTYPFKDGNYLSNHTLWNICQSPENIVPWNLTLFSLLLIMSGIQAVLCGIQVVNGLFGTICGDCKCCGGS